The genomic segment ATGGCGCCTGTGGTCCATGTACGTGCTTGCTACACAAAAAGATGCGTCATCTATAGCTTATATGAATTGGAGATTCAGTCTCCGCTCTATTTTTAATTGGCTTATTCCTTACAAATCATTGGGTTGGAAAACTAACCCAATGCTCACCGCTGTTACGTTTGTTTTTCATGTCAGCTTTGTTGTGCTTGTTATATTTGTAACCCCGCATCAAATTCTTTTAGAAAACACCTTCGGCATAACCTATCCCACTCTTTCTCCGCAAAGCGCTGAAGTGTTAACTCTTATTGTTATCGCCTGTTGCTGTTACTTTGCCTATCGCCGTCTGACCAATGTTACAGTCCGCTATGTTACACGCAGCAATGACTGGATAAGCCTTGGTCTTGTTGCTGCTCCTTTTATTACAGCTCTTCTTGGCTCATGGGGGCTGGGTGGAGAAATTATGCCTGTGCTGCATGTACTCACAGCATTGGCTCTCATAGTTGCTATTCCTTTTACGCGTCTTTCCCACATCCTGTTTGCCCTGTTTACCAGAGCCTACATTGGGTCAGAATTCGGCGGCGTGCGCCACTGTAAAGACTGGTAAAGGTTCTGGAGGAAAAAATGAGTATTCAAGACAGAAAAATCGAGGATGAAGGTCTCGCGTACGGTGTAAGTAAGCTTACTACCGACAAAATCCAAAAGACATTCAAAGCTCTTATCGATAATGAAACCGGTGCTAAGCTCAAAGCATTTTCAGAAACCTGTATGCGTTGCGGCATGTGTGCTGAAGCTTGCCACTTCTTTGTGTCTCATGACAACGATCCTTCCTATTCACCAGTTGGCAAAGTTTCTCAAACAATGACGAAACTGCTTGCCCATAACGGTAAAGTAACACCGGAAGATGTCTACGGCATGGCACAAATTGCATACACAGAATGCAACCTGTGCCGCCGCTGTGTTCACTACTGTCCAATTGGTATTGACGTTGCTTACATCATGACAACTATCCGCCGTTTTTGCCACAATCTAGGTGTAACTCCTCAATATATTCAGGATACAGCACACTCACACTCCGCAACCATGAACCAGATGTGGGTGAAAGACGATGAATGGATAGACAGCCTGTTCTGGCAGGAAGATGAAGCCCGCGAAGAATTCCCGAACCTTCGCATTCCAATGGATAAAGAAGGCGCTGACTTCTATTACTCAGTTATCGCACCAGAACCAAAATTCCGCACTCAGCTTATCTATCAAGCTGCCGCCATCATGAACCAAGCCGGATGCGACTGGACAATGCCATCCATGCCGGGTTGGGATAACAGTGACATGTGTATGTATTCTGGTGACTTTGAAATGATGGGGCGTTTAAAACGGCAGCATTTCGAACTCGCACAAAAACTTAAGGTCAGCAGAATTGTTATGGGCGAATGTGGTCACGCTTTCCGCTCCATTTATGACAATGGCAACCGCTGGCTCGGTTACAAAGACTATCCAGTCCCTGTGGTTCACTCCATTGAGTTTTTTGCAGAACTTTTTGAGCAGGGACGAATCAAGCTCACAGGTAAAATACAAGAACCAGTAACAATTCATGACCCTTGTAACATTGTTCGCGGCTATGGTCTTATGGACAAGCTACGCTATGTTGCACATCAGTTATGCGACAACATTGTAGAAATGTACCCAAATCGCGAACATAACTTCTGCTGCTCCGCTGGTGGTGGTGTTATCAACTGTGGTCCTCCATTCAAAAAGGTACGAGTAGAAGGCAACCGTGCAAAAGCAGATCAGCTTAAAGCAACCGGTGCAAAAATATGTATCGCTCCTTGTCATAACTGTCATGGCGGACTTGAAGACGTAATTCACCATTACGACCTTGGGATTGAACTCAAATTCCTTGGAGACCTCATTTATGAGTTAATGGAAAAACCGGAGTAACTGGAGAGCATCATGAATAAAGTATTCACATTGATACTGCTGATCGCTGCCTTCATGCTCACTGTTCCGGCAGTATCCGCAGTTGCCGAAGGCATGCCGGAAGGTAGAATGAACGTACCAGAGCTTGAGCCGTTCAAATACGCACCTGCTGTTTTCGATCATGATCCGCACAATGAAAAAGCCGGACTGGAAGAAGACTGTACTGCGTGCCACCATGGCGGCGAAAACGGAATCATAGATATGGAAGAAGATTCTTCTGGCACTCCATGTGTTGAATGTCACACCGTAAAAAAACAACGCGGTGTTACTGCGCTTCGCAGAGCATTCCACCTGCAATGCATCACCTGTCATGAACAGCAAAACAAAGGTCCTGTGCAGTGTAGATCCTGCCATGTTCCACAAAAATAGCGTGTGAAAAACAGGAGAGAAGCATGGAAAACTTAAGATTAGCGCAAGATGGCACCCTCCGGCTAGATAATGCCGATGTAACAGACATTATCAGCTGTCTTGGTTACAAACTTACGTTTGAACAAGGCGTAACTTTGCGCTCTTTTTTCTCCCTGTTTTCTGCACACCCCGACTTGCTTCGCCTGAATCCATTTTTGCAGGGAGCGAGCATTGACGCTGCTGCCTGCAAAAATTCAGGATGCACGACAGAGGAATTCACGCATTTGGAGCTGTATAGACAACTGGAGATGACTGGTGCTCCGGGCACACCGGAAATGAACATTCACACTCTAGTACGCGGTATAAATGACACAGGCAGGCATGAGCTTCGTTTTTTCCGACTTCAACACCTGCTGGATATGCCCTTTTTGCTCGGTCAGATGCGTCATGTAATATTCGGAGACAGAACAAGTGAGCTTTATTGCAACACAACGTTCTCTCTCTTTGAAGTAATCGAGGGGATAGCTTGGGAACTCAGTTTTCAAGGCGGTTCCCTTACATGCAGCCTTAGGAGGTAGCATATGTTTAAAAAAATTCTGTTCGCCACATCAGCTTCTCCCGCCTGTGACAACGCAGCCAAGGTTTCTTTTGACCTTGCACAAAAAAACGATGCTAAACTGTTTACCCTGCATGTGTTAGGTGTTCCATCCCGTGGATTCAGCAATACTGTTACTGATCTTCGTACTGGAGAAGAAGAAACAGTTGATGCTGATTACCGCGACTGGGTAATGGAAGAATTGTCCACAACCTATGCAAACCAGCTGGCTGAACATGAAAACACAACACTAGAGCTGGCTGTTGGCGTTCCTGCTACTGAAATTCTGCGTTTCGCACGCAAAGAATCCGTTGATCTGATTGTCATGGGCGCAAACACCCGTGACGATGACCCAGAATCCGCACGATCACGCTCTATTGTCGGGCGAACCATGGAAAAAGTGGCACGCCTTGCTAAGTGCCCTGTGCTCATCGTTAACAGACCATGTACCACCTGCTGGAAACTCTTTTCAAACATTGTGTACTGCACCGACTTCTCACCTGCGGCAGATACTGCATTCGAATTTGCCAAGACCACTGCTGAAGAAATCGGCGCTAAGCTTAACATTTTCCACGCATTTGATATGTCCAATGCTAAAATGGGACTGTTCCCGTCACAAAGCGATATTGAACGTCAGCTTGCGGCTGCGCAAAAGAAAATTGACGAACGTTATGTTTCCAAGCTGAAAGACTACGACAACTATGATGTTGAAATATGGGAAGGTACTCCGTACGTAGAAATTCTTAAATTCGCACGGGAAAAACAAGCCGACCTTATTATTATGGCTCACCATACCGCCGACGTTCCGGCAGAAGATGCAGAGCTCGGCAGTACTATTGA from the Halodesulfovibrio sp. genome contains:
- the tmcC gene encoding TmcC family electron transfer complex membrane anchor subunit; translated protein: MNSLYNFAVGPLAWAAFIILAVTAVWRLWSMYVLATQKDASSIAYMNWRFSLRSIFNWLIPYKSLGWKTNPMLTAVTFVFHVSFVVLVIFVTPHQILLENTFGITYPTLSPQSAEVLTLIVIACCCYFAYRRLTNVTVRYVTRSNDWISLGLVAAPFITALLGSWGLGGEIMPVLHVLTALALIVAIPFTRLSHILFALFTRAYIGSEFGGVRHCKDW
- the tmcB gene encoding electron transfer complex ferredoxin TmcB; the protein is MSIQDRKIEDEGLAYGVSKLTTDKIQKTFKALIDNETGAKLKAFSETCMRCGMCAEACHFFVSHDNDPSYSPVGKVSQTMTKLLAHNGKVTPEDVYGMAQIAYTECNLCRRCVHYCPIGIDVAYIMTTIRRFCHNLGVTPQYIQDTAHSHSATMNQMWVKDDEWIDSLFWQEDEAREEFPNLRIPMDKEGADFYYSVIAPEPKFRTQLIYQAAAIMNQAGCDWTMPSMPGWDNSDMCMYSGDFEMMGRLKRQHFELAQKLKVSRIVMGECGHAFRSIYDNGNRWLGYKDYPVPVVHSIEFFAELFEQGRIKLTGKIQEPVTIHDPCNIVRGYGLMDKLRYVAHQLCDNIVEMYPNREHNFCCSAGGGVINCGPPFKKVRVEGNRAKADQLKATGAKICIAPCHNCHGGLEDVIHHYDLGIELKFLGDLIYELMEKPE
- the tmcA gene encoding acidic tetraheme cytochrome c3 TmcA — translated: MNKVFTLILLIAAFMLTVPAVSAVAEGMPEGRMNVPELEPFKYAPAVFDHDPHNEKAGLEEDCTACHHGGENGIIDMEEDSSGTPCVECHTVKKQRGVTALRRAFHLQCITCHEQQNKGPVQCRSCHVPQK
- a CDS encoding universal stress protein is translated as MFKKILFATSASPACDNAAKVSFDLAQKNDAKLFTLHVLGVPSRGFSNTVTDLRTGEEETVDADYRDWVMEELSTTYANQLAEHENTTLELAVGVPATEILRFARKESVDLIVMGANTRDDDPESARSRSIVGRTMEKVARLAKCPVLIVNRPCTTCWKLFSNIVYCTDFSPAADTAFEFAKTTAEEIGAKLNIFHAFDMSNAKMGLFPSQSDIERQLAAAQKKIDERYVSKLKDYDNYDVEIWEGTPYVEILKFAREKQADLIIMAHHTADVPAEDAELGSTIEQVVVRSACPVASVSRA